CAAAAATTCGATTGTTATCGTACTGCTCAAGCAAACTCTGCAGGTAACGACTGCCAATCTCAATATTTTTGCCCACTTGATACAAATCGCCACTACCTTGATAGGTCAGTTCATACTTGCGCGCAGTGTACTTCGCTGTCGAAGGCATAATTTGCATGATGCCTCTCGCACCAACCGGTGACTTTGCTTCGACATCCATCGCACTCTCTTGGCGAGCCAAAGACATCAAGGTAATCGGGTCTACGCTATGCTTCTCGCCATAGAAATTAAACCACCAGCGGTGAGCGATGGGGAACCTCAGCTCAAGGTTATCCCACATTTTCGCTTCGATACTGCCTGTCACTGTAAGGTGATGCCAACGCTTATACGCAGCGTAGGCGGTCAGTTGCGCCTGCTGCTCTTGTGTCACGTTCCGCAGTAAATGACGCCATTCACTTTTGGCTGCCGCAATTTTATCTCGTAGGATCAACTCATCAATCCGACGCAGTGAGATATCAAATGGTTTAACCATTGCTCGATCAAGTTTGAGTGTCGATTGCGGGTACACCACGGAACGACCTAGCTCTTTTGCCGCTGCAACACTGTAGAAATTCCGTTGACCGACAATTTTCTCAAGGCGTTGGTTCGCTTGTTTTTTCTTGCCTAACGCCAGCTCTGAACGTGCTAACCAGTACTGCCAGCGTAAAGACTGCTGCACATTCGACGGCAGAACCGCGATCCAACTCGCCACACCAGTCCAATCCGCCTGTTGAATCGCTAGACGTGCGCGTCGTTCAATCAACTTACTGTTTTGGGAGGTTTTAATCTGCTCATCACGCCAATCCGCTAGTGAGCTTGAGTCCGTATTGATCAAACGCAGTGCAATATAATCCGCTAAACTTTGCGCCTGCGGCTGAGACATTTTTTGCCCTGCGACCACTTTCTGCCACGCTTGCTGAGCCTGCTCGACATTTTTACGCGCTAACTTTTCCAATGCCATTTCGCTTTGTCGGCGATAGAACTCATCCGCTGGTTGTTTCTTGGCAAATGCCGCGACATTCTCAGGTTTATCAAACAAGGCTTTCATTGCACTTGCTTGCTGCTGAGCTTTTGGCTCTGTTACTTGCTTCGCTAAGTACTTAAGTAAACTTCCATTACGAGCATCAAACGCAAGCAACATCCGCTCAAGAACCTGTTGATCGGTTTTCAGCCCAGCTTTATCCCAAGCCGAGAATAAAGGGTCACAAGCATCAGAAACGCTGCGTCCATGTAGCCACAAATCTTCCGCACCTTTATAAGCCGCCTCTGTTTGCCCGGTTTGTAACTTGGCGTTGTAATAGTGACATTGGTACTTTTCTCCCCTCGGGAGGTCAGTTTGAAACTCAAGTAAGGTTTGCCATTGCTTGCTGCTTGCTAGCTTATCGAGATAAGGCGCACGTATACGATTGGAAAACGGAAAGTCTCTGTGCTGCTCGATAAAATCTGTCACTTGCTGCGGCGATTTATCGCCAAGTTGCACCAAAAATGTACGGTAATCCACATAAGGCGTCAGTGGATAGGAAGCAATTTGTGGACGTAATGCAAGGTAGGTTTCAACTTGCTTTTGATCCAGTAACTGTTGCGCTTGATCATAGAGTGCTCTTTGCTCCGATAGAGAAGGAGCGGCAATACTCGCTGCGCTATATATCATCGTCGACACTGCCAATATCGATGAAGGAAGTCGATAGAACGACTTAGAAAACCTTGGCGTCATGTCATCTCGTCCTTGTGAGATACAAATATAGTGAACTACGCCTCACTGTCGTGAGTAACGTGGGGTATATAAAACTATTCTAATTGCTTCTGTAAAGCAGAGAGTTGTAAATAGAAATTATTTCATACAAGTGTGACACATTTAATCAATTCCCCTTCCCTAATAGACAAATTTCGTTAGTATGCGGGGTCAATCAGCATCAATTGTCAGGTTCGGTAACAATGCTTGTTCGGTTGGTGTAAAATACACGTTTATGTATATGGAAAGTTAGGAACGATCGGCAATGGCTGAATACGTATATACCATGTCGCGGGTGAGCAAAATTGTGCCACCTAAGCGTCAAATTCTTAAAGACATTTCTCTAAGCTTCTTCCCTGGAGCAAAAATCGGTGTTCTTGGTCTAAACGGTGCAGGTAAATCTACCCTGTTGCGCATCATGGCAGGTATCGATACTGATATCGACGGTGAAGCACGCCCACAACCAGGTCTAAATGTAGGTTACCTACCTCAAGAACCGGTACTTGACGAGTCTAAAACAGTACGCGAAATCGTTGAAGAAGCAGTTGCTGATGTGGCTGGCGCTCTCAAACGCCTCGACGCGGTATATGCAGCTTACGCTGAAGAAGATGCAGACTTTGACGCACTAGCCAAAGAGCAAGGCGAACTGGAAGCACTTATCCAAGCGAAAGACGGCCACAACCTAGAAAATGCTCTTGAGCGTGCTGCCAACGCACTGCGTCTTCCTGAATGGGATCAGAAAATTCAACACCTCTCTGGTGGTGAACGTCGCCGTGTCGCTATCTGTCGCCTACTACTTGAAAAGCCAGATATGCTGCTACTAGACGAACCAACTAACCACTTGGATGCTGAGTCTGTTGCATGGCTAGAACGTTTCCTAGTCGATTACACAGGTACTGTTGTGGCTATCACGCACGACCGTTACTTCCTAGACAACGCCGCTGGCTGGATCCTAGAACTTGACCGTGGTGAAGGTATTCCATGGCAAGGAAACTACACCTCTTGGCTAGAGCAAAAAGATGCGCGTCTGCAACAAGAAGCATCTCAAGAAAGTGCTCGTCAAAAAACGATCGAGAAAGAACTTGAGTGGGTACGTAAGAACCCTAAAGGTCGCCAAGCAAAATCGAAAGCACGTA
This is a stretch of genomic DNA from Vibrio panuliri. It encodes these proteins:
- the sltY gene encoding murein transglycosylase, which gives rise to MTPRFSKSFYRLPSSILAVSTMIYSAASIAAPSLSEQRALYDQAQQLLDQKQVETYLALRPQIASYPLTPYVDYRTFLVQLGDKSPQQVTDFIEQHRDFPFSNRIRAPYLDKLASSKQWQTLLEFQTDLPRGEKYQCHYYNAKLQTGQTEAAYKGAEDLWLHGRSVSDACDPLFSAWDKAGLKTDQQVLERMLLAFDARNGSLLKYLAKQVTEPKAQQQASAMKALFDKPENVAAFAKKQPADEFYRRQSEMALEKLARKNVEQAQQAWQKVVAGQKMSQPQAQSLADYIALRLINTDSSSLADWRDEQIKTSQNSKLIERRARLAIQQADWTGVASWIAVLPSNVQQSLRWQYWLARSELALGKKKQANQRLEKIVGQRNFYSVAAAKELGRSVVYPQSTLKLDRAMVKPFDISLRRIDELILRDKIAAAKSEWRHLLRNVTQEQQAQLTAYAAYKRWHHLTVTGSIEAKMWDNLELRFPIAHRWWFNFYGEKHSVDPITLMSLARQESAMDVEAKSPVGARGIMQIMPSTAKYTARKYELTYQGSGDLYQVGKNIEIGSRYLQSLLEQYDNNRIFAFAAYNAGPGRVKTWRERTQGKLDAYAFIEAIPFNETRGYVQNILMFEVYYRELLGADGAFLKPHEMNTKY
- the ettA gene encoding energy-dependent translational throttle protein EttA: MAEYVYTMSRVSKIVPPKRQILKDISLSFFPGAKIGVLGLNGAGKSTLLRIMAGIDTDIDGEARPQPGLNVGYLPQEPVLDESKTVREIVEEAVADVAGALKRLDAVYAAYAEEDADFDALAKEQGELEALIQAKDGHNLENALERAANALRLPEWDQKIQHLSGGERRRVAICRLLLEKPDMLLLDEPTNHLDAESVAWLERFLVDYTGTVVAITHDRYFLDNAAGWILELDRGEGIPWQGNYTSWLEQKDARLQQEASQESARQKTIEKELEWVRKNPKGRQAKSKARMARFEELQSTDHQKRNETNELFIPPGERLGDKVIDVKNLTKSFDGRVLIDDLSFSIPKGAIVGIIGANGAGKSTLFKMLSGTEQPDSGTIEMGDTVKLASVDQFRDSMNDKNTVFQEISEGADIIKINNFEIQARAYCSRFNFKGSDQQKVIGELSGGERNRVHLAKLLKAGGNVLLLDEPTNDLDVETLRALEEALLEFPGCAMVISHDRWFLDRIATHIIDYRDEGQVNFYEGNYTEYMDWLKKTLGPEAAEPHRIKYKRISK